The Glycine soja cultivar W05 chromosome 19, ASM419377v2, whole genome shotgun sequence genomic sequence caggggtattttttacttttacccttaagtgttgggtgcacctagcaattcCCCGTAACTTTTACCAAGAATAGTGATAGATTTTATTGGAACTAACACCTATCCTTTTGAACATTTTATTGAATccattattacttttttttaacataacaaAAACCTTTCACCTTcgttcttcttccttcttcattaccaatcttgtttttcatttttctctttctttcccatattcttcctttcttattttcaatCAGACTTGTACGTGAATCCAACACTTCTTGACAACAAATTCATACTAAATCGGAGTATCATTTTGTAAAAGTACTATGAATTGGCAGTTCGTTAGTTTGAGtttcatattttgtttatgtGGTTCAACAATGATGGTGGACAGGAGCTACGACGGTGGATAGTGGTGGCTCAACGATGGACAAAGGTGACTAGTTCGATGGCAAGAGTTTTAGTCTTTTAGGGACTAGGGTTTTTCTCTTCTCTATTGATTTTTTATGATGTTTGTTTgcttgtttctttctttctcttctctgaGTTTCTCTCTAGCTTTTTAACGTTTGAATCAGAATGGTCAAACCTAGAACCCCGTCGAGTTACACCCAATCACATCGGTTTAACTGCAAGTTTGATTTGATGATTGACTCGAACATATTGATTGACCAAGTGTGATTAGACTGGTTTTATTGACCATGTTGATACtagttttaaaacattatttccTAGAGTAAAGAGTCAGCATGACATAACATAATAATTAGGCATGTGCATTAATCATAATTGTGACTTGAGAATGAAGTGTTATTTGATGAGTTGTAATAGAATGTGATTGTTAGAAAAGTGAAGGATTTTTTGTTGAACTTTGATGATCGTATCTTTGATATAGGAGTAGATCTTGATGTAGTAGGAACATGTCACTCATGGTTGATGTGGACTCAGTGGTGGATTTAGGGACAAGATCTGACCCTTGgtctttttatgttttgttttagtgGGGACTAGTTTAGGGTTTAGATACTTTCATGGGACCCATGTTGTATTTATTCCCTTAATGGGACCCTTTGTGTTGTGTTTGGAGattttgtttatgatttttaatgatGTAGTGCCTTAAGGCACAAGTATCTTATATCTCATGACTTGAGAACCTTTTATGTGTGGTGTTTATATGACATGCCAATAttcatgaaaaaattatatgtattttaattaattaaactaattcaagagttttaaaaggactaaaaataaatattttcacgTTGAAGTCTTAGTGATTCATGTAATGACATCCAAGGTTGTTACAGAACGCACCACCACCATCTCCTCCATGGATTGCCAGAAGTCCGCATAAGGTTCCGACAAGTACTTTGTTAGATTTGGAATCAATCGTGCTGGTAGAAAGGATTGAACTCTAACTGGCGGCAACAACCTTTCCCTCTCTCACACATGACCTCGAAGTGCTACTTGATAGAGCATTTAGTTTAGTATTTTCCTATTCTTCTTAGCTTATTTGACCTTTCTTTGACACTTATTTTCTcaccttaatttatttttggtctAAGGCAAATAATTGGACTTAATTGATAATTGTTGCTTATTTTTGGGACTTTGTACTTACTTAATCTATTTGCCTTATTCAGAACCTACAGGATACTATAGAACTTCAAATGGATCATATGAGTAGTCCCTGTAAAGCTAAGGAAAAGAGTTTAGggacaaaaaatatactttaccttaattactattatattttttttatcaatatttcatttattaatgtttcataattaattaaagtgtGAGTAACAGGTACAAATGTAAGCATTTAGGTACTCAACGGGGAAGGATATTAGTATTAAAATTAGGCTTAAATGTAATTATGATTCCCCTATTTTGTTCAATCTGTGATTTTGGCCTCgccattttaaaattaagacatttggtctttttattttaaacttacgTGATTTGTCCTTCCATTTCAAAATAGACATTTAGTCCtcctattttagaaaatttgtaattttggtcaaattctcaattttgtctagattttttttcttttcttttggttcAATTAAGCCCTAAACATAACATATTCATTTAAGGTATCATCaagaaatgatttaattaattacaaaataagaaataaaatgtaggcaatattaaacattaaatcaaaattttagattttctaAAATACGGGAACCAAAATtacgaattttttaaaatagggaGACCgtatatttgtattttgaaataGGGGGACCAAAATTACGAATTGAGAAAACtagaaagactaaaattatattgaagCCTTAAAATTATTACTCATGTGGATATAGGTCCAGGTATAATGATTTTTCAAAGcacaaatatgaaaatatgtacTATAATACCATATTCATTGTCATCTCTATATGACCAACCGGTCACCAAAGCACAAGTTTACTATTATGTGGAGGAACAACCataatttaatagaaaattttaaatattttatctttttaattaatacttaaaattatttaattgacaacgtatataataaaacttttgttagtcatttttaaattaattttattaatcaaaataatttttgacattttaaaattaaaattttcaaatttttatattttaatatctttatgtatttttgttatcattaaaataaatttatgttgataattacataatatttttactattattaaatgaatcaatcaattaaaataaatttaaaattttcaaaataactttgttttaaatgaaatgtaaaattttaaaaaataaaaacaacaaaaagtttttactttattttataactCATATTCggagttataacttataatgttaaaataatttttaaattagaataaaaaatcaacaaagataACGAAAGCCATAGTTTTTAGCGTCTGATTGGAGTTGATAGTGACGTGTGTGCCTAGACCTCTTTCAAAATACCAAAGGCATGCATCAAAACGCCCGTACGCTCCAAGTAGTTTTTACTATTATTCTGTATTCAACGGGTCAAGGCAGaaccaaataaagaaaaaaatataagaaaacaatttcacgTGTGATTAATCAGACCAACAAttcagaaataataataataataaatcagaCCAACAGTTTGGTAGGTATTTAAAATGGACATTTTTGCTCATCATGATTTACCATTTACCAGAACACACGAATATCTTACCCTACAAAGTACAAACACGTTACACCCCTAAATCTTTCTCTATCTACACGCCAAAAATTCAACTATATATATGGCTGAAGATGTTTGTCCAGTGCAACTTGAGGATAGGACCAGAGGCCAGAGCACTAAAGTTGGTCAAGTTCTTCAACTTGGGTAGAAGCCTCTTTTGCCTTTTGATAAAATACCCCTTTGGGGAAGATTGATTCAAAAGTCTAAGATATGGGGCAGATGTAGACAACTGaaaatcaagtaaaaaaatttcgCCGGCTTAGACTTTAATTTCATCATGTCAATCTAATtctcatatatttaatttaatatttttcttcttctctttgttgttctcTCCACTCCTTCCATTCCATCATCTTCTACCCACACCAAAAATCCTAAATGAACCCAAGAcaactcctcctcctcctcctcttcttcttcttttctctcttagaGCCCACAATCACTTTCTCCTTAGACGAAAGATTCGAAGCCTGCGTGCCCAAGACATGTGGGAATGGGCAGAACATAAGCTACCCGTTTTACATCCAAGGCAAGCAAAAACCCTTTTGCGGGCAGCCAGGCTTCGAGCTAACGTGCGGTCACAACGGCTTCCCAATTCTGACTCTCATGTACACCCCATACACAATCCACCAAATTTTCTACCACAACAACTCCCTCCGACTCTCCAACCCCATCTTTTCACAACCAAACGCTTCTTCTTGTATTGGCCCCACTCAAAACCTCACGGTCGGAAGGTACATATTCCGACTGGCTCCAAACCAGAGGGATCTGTTCGTCCTATACGGCTGCGACCCAGCGGTGCTTCCCGAAAGGGTGCGGGAGCGAATGATCGGGTGTTCTGCGGCGGGGAACGAAACCACGTTGGTTGTCGGTTTGGATAAGGATGATCTGGATTTGGTTACGGCGCGGGAGAGTTGTAACGGCGGTGCGGTGAATGCGACGGTGGAAGATTTGAAAGGAGGGGTTCGAGAGGCGCTGTGGAGAGGGTTTATGTTGATTTGGAATGCGACTAGCTGCAGGGAGAGCGAGAACAGTGAAGGGAGGTGCGGCTTCGACCTCGACCCTCTCGTCTATGCTTTTCGGTGTTACTGTCCTGATAGGCCTCATGTTGTGAAATGTAATCCAGGTTAGTCTCTCTCTGGCTCTCACTTTCTCAACTCAATTTACCTCtatttttcttacaattttattttgtgctGAAAATAATGGCCAACCATCATTTTGCTAAAATATAGTAAATATCTAAATATTGTTAGGACATATTAATTTTgtcttaaaattttagtttgacTATAAGCAATACAGGTTAGCTTCTCTCACTTTatcacttttatttaattaaatgattgaatatatatgattaatatGTTAAAGTTAAAATTAGATTGTTTAAGTAGTATTTGAGTTTGattcacaaataattttttgacagattttatttacttgtttgatcgaacttaaaattaatcataatttttttccttaatgaacctaaaagataaagataattttttttaccattttactTCTTGCACTTTTGGACGTGTGTTATGTTTAGTGGTGAAAATAACGAGAATTACTAAGGTTATATTTGGAGTGACCTTCATTATGCGGTATTGCACATTCCCACACGAATCCAACCAATTTTACAAAAGACATCTTGAGATCCTTTTGGAAACCTGGTTTTGAGGACCCCAACGGGAACTCAAACAGGTATCAATCAAGTTGATTGGGTTTAGCGGAAAGGGTTATTAGACTTccataatatgataaatttgctttgaattcttatttagaaaattattcatatttagtATTCGACCCCATTGAAAGAGATGTTTGCACTAGTACCTGACCATATGTTAAACATTATTGCTTCTAAAAAAGGATACCtatcaaaactaaaaaataataattaagaattgatttttatttcagtcaaacttgattttgtaaaagtatagatgtttaataaaattaattttgtcttaaaaatttagtttgacCAGAAACCAtaaaagatttcttttttctttttggttaaaaaatttatactaaaatactttaaaaacaaagacattcaaaagtaaattacatctctaaaatattaattttacaaatcaatttaatttataatcattttgtAAATGTTGATCCAAATACACCATtacttattgataaaaaaatcaccATTACTTAAGTTTATTGGGTTGTTGAATTAGAATGGGGTTGAAGGTTCAGTTGTTTTCAATGCCGATTGGGTTAATTGCTTGCCATATTAATTGTATTGCGGATGCCTTTTCTAGAAAAATATTTGGTCTCCCTGGTTATAGGTTTTGTTAGATGTGGGTTTGGTTTGGTCCTCCCACTATTTGTTCTTTTCAATTTTCCTagttttttcctataaataataCAAGGGTGTGAGGCAAGGGATTGATAGATTTTCCGGTGCCAGCCTAATTGGGATCGGTGGATCTATTTTGATGCCTGGCATActctatcttctttttttttaaaatgccgATTGAGTTACTCATTGCTGAATTCGAATGGGTTTGATAGTTCAGTTACTTTCAATGGCAATTCATTATGACTTAGATTCTCTCGCCAGATAAGAGTAAAGCATACACTCATACGAACATGTCAGcttgtatattttatattttagaaaactattcaaaaattataatacatctTAAAATTCTCAAAAAGGTTCATAACATATTCAGCTAGTTAGTTCGACTGGCCAGGTTATCATTCACTCCGAAAATTAGCTGTTATGCTGAGTCACGCTGATTTCATAACATTTTCGTTCTAACAACCATCCAGTAATATCAACAATTTCCTATAACTATAACTTTAAGACATACCTTTTctgaaaaataattcaaacgaAACATGCATTGGATAGTTGTATGGTAGGACAATTTATGTGGTTCAAGTTTCAGAATTGAGCTTTTTAAGTTTTCAGCTTTTCTAGTAAGTGGAAAATAAAGAAGAGTAGGACTTCTCCTTTTGTGATGGTCGGTGTGTGGCCATTTAGGAACGGTGGTTAAGCCCAAGCTTTTCTTTTGGATCTTTTTTGTCTGCTTTGCAAAGAAAGGTATCTAGAGGCCCACCACATATATAAAAGAATGAGTTGTGTGAAATAGGATGTACACAAGTTAGGTCGAGTTTgtcttcaaataatttttttagccaaacttttcaaaaatcatTTCATTTGAAGAGCTTAGATTGAATTTGACTTGAACATTCCGAAAATTCGATCCAATGTGTTTAGGTTGAATTCACATGTTATCAAAACCTATAAACACTCCAATTTTGTATCTTTGAGAAAAAAACTGGtataaaataatactacaaGTAAAGTGTACCAGTACTTTTGGATTTTAATGAGTtaagattataatatattttaggttttatttttaatttatctgtGATTcggatttattttttgttcacaTTTAAATATTCTCAtagtttcttaattattaaaattaagtttttttgcTTCAAATTTGATGAATAATTAATATGCAACAAAGGTGTAACATAATATTGGTTTTTTTATGTGAAACATCTTTACCGATGAAAATTTTGTACGTGTAGACGGTGTTTATGCctatataaataatgttttttttttcataattccttacttcaaaagaaaataggacaaaataaattaaaagcttAAAGTCCAAGTCCAAGATTTGGATCGATacataaaatcaaaagatgggagaaaaacaaaaatatgtatTAGATTCTTACCCCTTTTTGGCCCTCCTTCTCCTACTTTCTATTCTCCATACAAGAACACTCCAGATTACTTTTTCCCCAAAACCAGTTCCATGAATTGGGATTTACTGTAATTGTTCTAGGAACTCTCCATCAGGAATTTATTGGAGAAGGAAAAATCATTAAGAGGAAGATCAGCCAATAATTTTTTGAGATGAGGTGTTGTTCGTTAAAGATAAAAGACTTGGATAGACACTTCCAAACAATGAATCAGAGATTTTATCTTCTCAATGGTCTAATGATCCTAGTCTAAAGAATACTTATGCGGCTTCATTACCAGAAGAAACACAACCAGAGTTAAACAAAATGGTAGCAGCTACTCAGATGGATTTTTCTACAATGTCCATGGGACAAATCCATCAATTCACTCTAGAGGTCGTTGACAAACTATGTAGACAACACCGGTATTTCTCTGATATTAAGAACAGAAAAGCCAAGTATAGCAAAGCATGCAAAAAGTCTTTCTTGGAGATTAAATGTAAAGAGAAAGCTTGTCACTGCTcactaaagaaaaagaaagcccTACCAACTAACACTAAGAGGAAGAAGATGCCATTaaagtttttcagaaaaaaccagaggaaaGAAAGGCTAGGGGACAAAGATGTTTTATCTGCAATCAGTCAAGACACTTTGCAAATGCAAAGAATTGTCCCAAGAAATTAGAAAAGGTCGTCAAGCTAATTTCTCATCTTCAGATTGGTGAATATGATGATATAGAATCTCTGTATTCAGAACAGAGCGATCTAAATGAAGAAACTGAGTTGGCCATAAATCAAATAGATTCTTCTGATGAAGTGTCTTCAACTTCTCCTATCCCCATCTTCTCTATCCAAGAAGAGCCGTCTATAAGGCCTGCAATTCCTCAACCCTGCGTTGAGATTCAAGTGCTAGCAAACAAGTTCGAAAAACCTATCAAAGTCATCACTTTCATAGACACTGGAGCCCAACAGACTATGATGGATCCGTATATTCTTCCCCAAGAATACTGGAAAAAAGAAGTGGATTACTTTGTAGCAGCTGATGGGAAAATCTTCAGGACCGATCTAGTTACTCATGCTCCAATAGGCATCAAGTTTTTCCCTGATTGTATCATTTGGACCAAGGTCATTGGAAGTAAACTGCCCGACAGAGATCTCCTCATAGGAATGGATGTCTATACTACTGCCAGTAAACTTCAATTACATTCTACAGggatcaaatttaaaagaaatttcaagCCTTTTTAAGAAATGATTAGGCTTTTTTTCTTTAGCAAAAGTCCCACCAGAAGTTGGAGAATTTAAACAAGAAATTTCTTCTTTATGTGCAGATGGTCATGAAGATTTCAAACATCTATATCCTTTatggaaaaataaagaatactTTGTTGATCTGTCATTTTGATTAAATGAAGATATCAGCCCAACAAAGGCAACGCATCCTGGAATGTCACCTTCAGATTTACAAGCAACTAAACAAGAATGCCAAGATTTGCTAAGGCTAGGTCTAATTGAACCAACCCAATACATTTGGGCTTGTCAAGCTTTCTATGTGGATAAAAGAGCTTAAAAACTGAGAGGAGAGAAAAGGTTGGTTATCGATTATAAATGTCTTAATCATTTTCTCAAAGATGATAAGTTTCCAATCCCGAAGGCTTCTTCACTCCCAACCTTGATCAGAGAATCAAActtattttcaaagtttgatttaaaattaggtTTTTGGCAACTTGGCTTAAAACTAGAAGATCAGTATAAAACAGAAGATCAGTATAAAACAGTCTTTTGTGTTCCGAATGCTCAGTACCAATGGACAGTCCTTCCTTTTGGTTTAAAGGTATCACCCTTTCTCTTCCAGAAAGCCATGACTAGATTTTTTAGCCTATTTTGGAAAACATCATTGTTTACATAGATGATATCCTTTTCTGTTCAAAAGACATTGTCTCTCATAAAAACTTATTGAATCAATTCTTTGAGATAGCCAATCAGTATGGCATCATGctctcagaaaaaaaaaatccaactaGCTCAATCTCAAATTGATTTCTTAGGGATGCATTTTTCTCGAGGAACCTATCAACCTCAGCCTCACATAGCTCAAGAGCTGTTAAATTTTCCTGATGAATTTCTCACAGtcaaacaaattcaaaaattcTTGGGAATTGTAAATTATATCAGGGATTTTATCCCAGAGCAACCCAATATACGAGCTCATTGTCAAAACTCCTGAAGAAAAATTCTTTTCCATGGTCAGAGGAGCAAACAATAGCAGTTAAGTGAAACAGGTCAAAGGATATTGCAGGTTGATGCGAGTGACCATTATTGATGAGCTATTATGATAGAACAAGAAGGAAAGTGGAATTACTATTGTTGTCATGCTAGCGGACAATTTAAAGACGCTGAGAAGCACTATCATACTACATTCAAAGAGGCATTGGtagtaaaaaatgaaatcaagaaaattgattttcatcTAAGAGGACATCAGTTTCAAGTACACATGAATAATTCTTCTTTTCCAAAAATTTTTGAATTCAAAAACAAGATGCCTCCAGATCCTCAAATTTTAAGGATTAAAGATTGGTTCTCCAGATATGATTTTCTATTAaacacaaaaaaggaaagaataatTTGATTCCTGATTTTTTATCCAATCCGAGCAAGACTATCAAGGTGATAACTTCTACTCACTCCTTCTCTTTGATATTCATGGTAAAACCCTTAGCTGAAACAACCAAAACCATTAGGGATTTCCCTCCAGGGTTGGTTATCCATACTCCAGTAGAAATTCTTCAATATGCTAAGTCACTTCCATTTCCTTCACGAAACCATGAGATTCAAATATACTCCTGCACAAATATTTGACCCTGAGATACCCTTTGGAGCCATATTTGAACTTTTTTGTGAGATTGGATGGGATTTGTGTGAACTAACCATATGGGCTATTTGGTGTAATATAGTTCAGTATTCTATTCCCATCGCCTTAAAGCTCCTGATGATATACCATATCTTGACAAATCCATATaaagatgaatattttttatggacaaTGTTAGAATGGTTTTCTCCTCTAGCTTGGTGGCATATGAAGCTAAAACAGATTCTAGACactgatagaaaaagagaaatcaCAGAAGATCACATGAAATATTTGGTTTTTATTGTGATTATTCGCCATCCTTATGTTATGGAACAAGGATAACTTTGGTCTAGAAATGAAGCTCAGATTTAGGAAACGTTTGAAGTTTATCCTTTAGATGTAAGTTATAGGATCCAGTTGGCAAGACACCTCTGTGAGATTAATAATTATTCATGCAAACCTCTGAACCTAGACCTACCAAGTTCATCCCAATGGCCAATTGATTGTTATCCTTCTGACAGAATAATACTTCAAAATGATGATGACAGTTAAATTCGCCCAGATATTTATGTTTCAGATCCTGCGTTCCAAAAGGTGGAAGATCTAGTGGATGACAATCTCGCTTTAGAACAAGACTTGGAGGACTACAATGCCCAATTGATGGAAGAGTTATTACACAAAGATGATAAGACTTCCATACACTAGATGATAATAAGGATAATAAGGATATTGGATAAGACTTCCATACACTAGATGATAATAAGGATAATAAGGATATTGCATTTTGTGTAATAACTCTTCCATTAATTGGGCATTGTAGTCCTCCAAGTATTGTTCTAAAGCGAGATTGTCATCCACTAGATCTTCCACCTTTTGGAACGCAGGATTTGAAACATAAATATCTGTGCGAATTTGACTGTCATCATCATTTTGAAGTATTATTCTGTCAGTAGGATAACAATCCATTGGCCTTTGGGATGAACTTGGTAGGTCTAGGTTCAGAGGTTTGCATGAATAATTATTAATCTCACAGAGGTGTCTTGCCAATTGGATCCTATAACTTACATCTAAAGGATAAACTTCAAACATTTCCTAAATCTGAGCTTCATTTCTAGACCAAAGTTATCCTTGTTCCATAACATAAGGACGACGAATAATCACAATAGAAACCAGATATTTCATGTGATCTTCTGTGATTCCTCTTTGCCTTTTAGTGTCTAGAATCTGTTTTACTTTCATATGCCACCAAGCTAGAGGAGAAAGCCATTCTAACAttgtccataaaaaatattcatctttATATGGATTTGTCAAGATATGGTATGCCATCAGGGGCTTTAAGGCGATGGGAATAGAATATTGAACTGTATTACACCAAATAGCCCATATGGTTGGTTCACACAAATCTCATCCAATCTCACAAAAAAGTTCAAATATGGCTCCAAAGGGTATCTCAGGGT encodes the following:
- the LOC114398990 gene encoding LEAF RUST 10 DISEASE-RESISTANCE LOCUS RECEPTOR-LIKE PROTEIN KINASE-like 1.2, whose translation is MNPRQLLLLLLFFFFSLLEPTITFSLDERFEACVPKTCGNGQNISYPFYIQGKQKPFCGQPGFELTCGHNGFPILTLMYTPYTIHQIFYHNNSLRLSNPIFSQPNASSCIGPTQNLTVGRYIFRLAPNQRDLFVLYGCDPAVLPERVRERMIGCSAAGNETTLVVGLDKDDLDLVTARESCNGGAVNATVEDLKGGVREALWRGFMLIWNATSCRESENSEGRCGFDLDPLVYAFRCYCPDRPHVVKCNPGTKWLSKAAKIVIGLSVVILCILMIGLLLHCKRKHSSSSGQFQTWGGFCSTLIFLVKMAFEIM